A window of Synergistaceae bacterium contains these coding sequences:
- a CDS encoding ribonuclease P protein component — translation MPNDGLTIKKGWEFDLIFRTGLRAQGELVRLLFLRGMGTDPRSGYVAGKRQGKAHVRNRSKRVLREAFRRLRPWVCPNVIVVVSLKDNALCAKASEVYRDMAAVLLKKGLLTSDWPGPCWR, via the coding sequence GTGCCTAACGATGGTTTAACGATAAAAAAAGGGTGGGAGTTTGATCTCATTTTCCGCACCGGTCTTCGAGCACAAGGAGAACTGGTGCGGTTGTTGTTTTTGAGAGGAATGGGAACAGACCCGCGCTCCGGCTATGTGGCCGGCAAACGCCAGGGTAAAGCCCATGTTCGCAACCGCAGCAAACGAGTCCTGAGGGAAGCCTTTCGGCGGCTTCGTCCGTGGGTGTGCCCGAACGTGATCGTCGTCGTTTCCCTGAAAGACAATGCCCTTTGTGCTAAGGCGAGCGAGGTCTATCGCGATATGGCCGCCGTTCTCCTCAAAAAAGGACTTCTGACCTCCGATTGGCCGGGGCCCTGTTGGCGGTGA
- the yidD gene encoding membrane protein insertion efficiency factor YidD — MGANVVAWGAIRLIRGYQKWISPLLGPRCRFYPSCSQYAILALAEWGFYKGSCLAIKRIARCGPWHEGGYDPPPCKKRNKHERRKKN; from the coding sequence ATGGGAGCGAATGTCGTTGCGTGGGGGGCGATCCGCTTGATACGAGGGTATCAAAAGTGGATTTCCCCTCTATTGGGACCACGATGCCGATTTTACCCAAGTTGTTCCCAATACGCGATTCTCGCTTTGGCGGAGTGGGGTTTTTACAAGGGCTCGTGCCTGGCTATTAAACGGATCGCCAGATGCGGCCCTTGGCACGAAGGAGGTTACGATCCCCCGCCTTGTAAAAAACGTAACAAACATGAGAGACGCAAAAAAAACTAG
- a CDS encoding Jag N-terminal domain-containing protein, whose protein sequence is MEQETYLVFETTSTEEALRRASDQWGVSVKDLSAEILSEEKSFFGLFGRKLKVQVTPRNPLLLLKSRSFLTDVLERMNLRVTPELRDNHMISLEGQDANILVGRHGDSLKAMEYLLNLSLRSPGDEPRVRLDSGGYRERRKQSLERLAEATARRVVERGAPLRLDPMLSWERWVIHTALKNHADVETQSVGEAPDRKVVVIPKLGAKERQESQCGARKKSSKYRGRR, encoded by the coding sequence GTGGAGCAGGAGACATATCTTGTTTTTGAAACAACGTCTACTGAAGAAGCATTGAGGCGGGCGTCCGATCAGTGGGGTGTATCGGTCAAGGATTTGAGCGCGGAGATCCTAAGCGAGGAAAAAAGTTTTTTCGGTCTCTTTGGCAGGAAACTAAAAGTACAGGTGACCCCGAGAAATCCTTTATTGCTGCTCAAAAGCCGCTCTTTTTTGACGGATGTGCTGGAGCGCATGAATTTACGCGTAACCCCTGAACTTCGCGATAACCACATGATCTCCCTGGAGGGGCAGGACGCCAATATTTTGGTGGGACGCCACGGCGACAGCTTGAAGGCCATGGAATACCTGCTGAACTTATCTCTCCGCTCACCAGGAGACGAGCCGCGAGTTCGCCTGGATTCAGGCGGCTACCGAGAACGCCGCAAGCAGAGCCTCGAACGCCTGGCGGAAGCAACGGCCCGTAGGGTTGTGGAGCGGGGAGCTCCCTTGCGCCTAGATCCCATGCTTAGTTGGGAACGCTGGGTGATCCACACGGCGCTCAAGAATCACGCCGACGTGGAAACTCAGTCGGTGGGTGAGGCGCCAGACCGCAAGGTTGTGGTTATACCGAAGCTGGGAGCCAAGGAGCGCCAGGAGAGTCAATGCGGAGCAAGGAAAAAGAGCAGCAAATACCGAGGCAGAAGATAA
- the rpmH gene encoding 50S ribosomal protein L34, translating into MKKGTYQPHRKPRKRKIGFLARSSSPTGRAVLRNRRRKGRKCLTMV; encoded by the coding sequence ATGAAAAAGGGAACTTATCAGCCTCATCGAAAACCGCGCAAAAGGAAAATTGGTTTTCTCGCGCGTTCTTCTTCGCCTACGGGACGCGCGGTGTTGCGTAACAGAAGGCGCAAGGGTCGCAAGTGCCTAACGATGGTTTAA
- a CDS encoding prolipoprotein diacylglyceryl transferase: protein MYPVLFRISGIPVETYYVLWFSALSVALAWMIRRLAIYEIDDDQGRRVISWSFMGMLLGARAFEYIWNFSTYWNDPSLILDLNRGGLAEVGALSGAVLTALVLCRCTGVSFNHLCEAGSPPALLAMTLGRWGCFFAGCCVGIQSASPLALHFPYDALSVTRHPTQIYYSLSAGAILLSLLAIERGILKEREILKKGKLWTHALITPLGLLLYSIMRLSIDSLRLETGSGGLSFSHGALIAAMPLEVLWLATSWRAFRKTREVQEQQL from the coding sequence ATGTATCCCGTGCTGTTTCGTATCAGCGGCATTCCAGTGGAGACCTACTATGTCCTGTGGTTTTCCGCTCTATCTGTAGCCTTGGCTTGGATGATTCGGCGCCTGGCAATCTACGAAATTGACGACGACCAAGGGCGACGGGTCATCAGTTGGAGCTTTATGGGGATGCTCTTGGGTGCTCGTGCTTTTGAATATATCTGGAATTTCTCCACCTACTGGAATGACCCGTCTTTGATTCTGGACTTAAACAGAGGGGGGCTTGCGGAGGTGGGGGCGTTGAGCGGGGCTGTCCTTACAGCGCTCGTCCTTTGCCGGTGCACGGGGGTGTCCTTCAACCACCTTTGCGAGGCCGGAAGCCCTCCCGCTCTTCTCGCGATGACCTTGGGACGGTGGGGGTGTTTTTTCGCGGGATGTTGCGTGGGTATCCAAAGCGCTTCCCCGCTGGCTCTTCATTTTCCTTATGACGCTCTGTCGGTGACACGGCACCCTACTCAGATTTATTACTCTCTTTCCGCCGGAGCGATTTTGTTGTCGCTGCTGGCTATCGAAAGAGGGATCTTAAAAGAAAGAGAGATCTTAAAAAAAGGAAAACTATGGACACACGCGCTGATCACTCCGCTAGGGCTTCTTCTATATTCGATCATGCGACTTTCGATAGATTCTCTGAGACTCGAAACGGGATCGGGCGGCCTGTCGTTTTCCCATGGGGCGCTGATCGCGGCGATGCCCTTAGAGGTCCTATGGTTGGCGACATCCTGGAGGGCGTTTCGTAAAACTCGCGAGGTCCAGGAACAACAGCTTTAG
- a CDS encoding amidohydrolase family protein, producing MRKLDLWRYADMVTLQRAARGETQADLAVVRCQLVNVATHQIYPVEVYVKNGVIVYVESDKNAFCELKANAAKVYDAGGSFLLPGLLDSHLHVESSMLTPYNFGCGVAVHGTTCVFTDCHELVNVAGKEAFVYMLEDGKRSPIRQLMLVPSCVPSVPGLENAGASITANDVREMARLDPERVVGLAEVMNYPQVIGGEKLMRDILQAARESGLYLQSHYYELFGRNLAAYLIHDLGGNHELRTAKEVDEVLRQGGWVDLRGGSSISANFKELLESVKRFPHPTSLRVTVCTDDRHAKDILDGHINLVVARMVAEGVAPTVAIACATRNIAQEYDIANLGEVAVGKLADMIVVPRLEDMRPTAVFVGGSLVAENRVLLTKGEPSVPKLRHSVKLKPIKPEDLLIAAPKVETSGNGANKTVKINAIDFTAKITTLAPTELPVDREGHLALPPSEDQRKDQRKDQREDLAFIMVFNRYGKGTKAAGVVRNFGLTQGAVATTVSHDSHNLVTVWKNANDGAMAVNALIEAGGGEVTCIDGKLALIELPVGGLMSDLPADQVAAKLETYQEHYYRAFGGAKVSLLRPATTSLIVSPEYKISDMGIVDVLKQKVIPLFPDQEV from the coding sequence ATGAGAAAACTGGACCTATGGCGGTACGCGGATATGGTGACGCTTCAACGCGCCGCGCGAGGAGAGACGCAGGCGGACCTGGCTGTCGTGCGCTGCCAATTAGTCAACGTGGCGACGCATCAGATCTATCCAGTGGAGGTTTACGTCAAAAACGGCGTGATCGTCTACGTCGAGAGTGACAAAAACGCGTTTTGCGAGTTGAAGGCCAACGCCGCGAAGGTATACGATGCTGGGGGTTCTTTCTTATTGCCTGGGTTGCTAGATTCTCATCTGCACGTGGAAAGCTCCATGCTGACACCCTACAACTTCGGGTGCGGCGTGGCGGTTCACGGCACCACTTGTGTGTTCACCGACTGTCACGAACTGGTGAACGTGGCGGGTAAAGAGGCCTTCGTTTATATGCTGGAGGACGGCAAAAGATCTCCCATTCGGCAGTTGATGCTGGTACCCTCCTGCGTTCCCTCGGTTCCCGGTCTGGAAAACGCCGGGGCATCTATTACGGCGAACGACGTTCGGGAAATGGCCCGACTGGACCCGGAACGAGTGGTGGGTTTGGCGGAGGTAATGAACTACCCCCAGGTGATCGGCGGCGAAAAGCTCATGCGCGACATTTTGCAGGCGGCCAGGGAAAGCGGCCTCTACCTGCAAAGCCATTATTACGAACTCTTTGGCCGAAACCTGGCGGCCTATCTGATCCATGACCTGGGCGGCAATCACGAACTTCGCACCGCCAAAGAAGTGGACGAGGTCTTGAGACAGGGCGGCTGGGTGGACCTCCGGGGAGGCAGTTCGATCAGCGCGAACTTCAAAGAGCTTTTAGAATCTGTGAAACGGTTTCCCCACCCTACGAGCCTCCGCGTGACGGTTTGCACCGATGATCGGCACGCGAAGGATATTTTAGACGGGCATATTAACCTGGTGGTGGCCCGAATGGTGGCCGAGGGAGTGGCCCCCACGGTGGCAATCGCCTGCGCCACGCGTAACATTGCCCAAGAATATGACATTGCCAACTTGGGAGAGGTGGCAGTAGGCAAACTAGCGGACATGATTGTCGTTCCTCGCTTGGAGGACATGCGTCCTACAGCCGTATTCGTGGGCGGAAGCCTCGTGGCGGAGAACCGAGTATTGCTGACGAAGGGCGAACCCAGTGTGCCTAAGCTGAGGCACAGCGTGAAGCTGAAACCAATAAAGCCGGAAGACCTGTTGATCGCCGCTCCCAAGGTCGAAACGTCGGGGAATGGGGCAAATAAAACAGTAAAAATAAACGCGATCGACTTCACCGCGAAAATCACCACCTTGGCGCCCACGGAGCTGCCGGTGGACCGAGAGGGTCATCTGGCCTTGCCGCCAAGCGAAGACCAAAGGAAAGATCAAAGGAAAGACCAAAGGGAAGACCTTGCGTTCATTATGGTGTTCAACCGATACGGCAAGGGGACCAAAGCAGCCGGGGTCGTTCGGAACTTTGGTTTGACGCAAGGTGCAGTGGCGACCACTGTTTCCCACGACAGTCACAATCTAGTGACGGTATGGAAGAACGCCAACGACGGAGCGATGGCAGTCAATGCGTTAATCGAAGCTGGCGGTGGAGAAGTGACCTGTATCGACGGCAAGCTGGCGCTAATCGAGCTTCCCGTGGGCGGACTCATGAGCGATCTGCCGGCGGATCAGGTCGCGGCCAAGCTGGAAACGTACCAGGAGCATTACTACAGAGCTTTCGGCGGGGCAAAGGTTTCCCTTCTCAGACCCGCTACCACCTCTTTAATTGTGTCGCCGGAGTATAAAATATCCGACATGGGAATCGTGGACGTGCTCAAGCAGAAAGTGATCCCCCTTTTCCCCGACCAAGAAGTCTGA
- a CDS encoding YidC/Oxa1 family membrane protein insertase: protein MGYLWQQAGNFLMWLLEMFYGLTHSWGLAIIALTLLVRLATHPLTQKQMSSMQKMQKLQPRLKVLQDKYQDDKETLNKEVMALYKENKINPTAGCLPLLIQIPIFILLYNVLREASTQEEFINATFLSIRLEETFLSTIASAINLVNELGQALPKDQLGPVIVVFSAMTNPGLLFSNLGIWLPNTVLLLVIGFLTWYQQHLTSSGNPQMAMMSWFMPFFLLWVCLNIQGGVLLYWGVSSLLGVAHQLRIVRKTKLEMQDKPILLKEKPHKAD from the coding sequence GTGGGATATCTATGGCAGCAAGCCGGCAATTTTTTGATGTGGCTTTTGGAAATGTTTTACGGTCTGACCCATTCGTGGGGGTTGGCCATTATTGCTCTGACGTTGTTGGTGCGGCTCGCGACGCATCCTTTGACGCAGAAGCAAATGTCCAGTATGCAGAAGATGCAGAAACTGCAACCACGATTGAAGGTGCTCCAAGATAAATATCAAGACGACAAAGAAACACTGAACAAAGAAGTTATGGCTCTTTACAAGGAAAATAAAATCAACCCCACCGCCGGGTGTCTGCCCCTCCTGATACAGATACCGATTTTCATCCTTCTTTATAACGTCCTGCGGGAGGCCTCGACTCAAGAGGAGTTTATCAACGCTACGTTTTTGTCCATTCGCCTCGAAGAAACTTTTCTGTCCACGATAGCATCCGCCATCAATCTCGTGAATGAATTGGGACAGGCTCTTCCTAAAGACCAGTTGGGTCCTGTGATCGTCGTTTTTTCCGCGATGACCAATCCTGGCCTTTTGTTTTCCAACCTGGGAATATGGCTGCCCAATACCGTTTTGCTTTTGGTGATCGGCTTTTTGACGTGGTATCAACAACATCTCACCTCCTCTGGTAACCCTCAGATGGCGATGATGAGTTGGTTTATGCCTTTTTTCTTGCTTTGGGTATGCCTGAATATTCAAGGGGGAGTACTGCTTTACTGGGGCGTTTCCTCTCTTTTGGGCGTGGCGCACCAGCTTCGTATCGTGCGCAAAACCAAACTGGAGATGCAAGATAAGCCGATTTTGTTGAAGGAAAAACCTCATAAGGCCGATTGA